Proteins from one Gasterosteus aculeatus chromosome 11, fGasAcu3.hap1.1, whole genome shotgun sequence genomic window:
- the mafk gene encoding transcription factor MafK isoform X2 — translation MTTHFKTSKALKVKKEVGENATVVSDDELVAMSVRELNLHLRGLTKDDVAKLKQRRRTLKNRGYAASCRIKRLTQKEELEKQKTELQREVDKLARENASMKLELDALRAKYEALQCFARSVTRGPLSPGKVAATSVITIVKSSSRGSPSPSPFSTLS, via the exons ATGACGACTCACTTCAAGACGAGCAAAGCTTTAAAG GTCAAGAAGGAGGTGGGTGAGAATGCCACGGTGGTCAGCGACGACGAGCTGGTGGCCATGTCCGTGCGGGAGCTCAACCTGCACCTGCGCGGGCTGACCAAGGACGACGTGGCCAAGCTGAAGCAGCGGCGGCGGACCCTGAAGAACCGCGGCTACGCCGCCAGCTGCCGCATCAAGCGCCTCAcccagaaggaggagctggagaagcagaagaCGGAGCTGCAGCGCGAGGTCGACAAGCTGGCCCGCGAGAACGCCAGCATGAAGCTGGAGCTGGACGCGCTGCGGGCCAAGTACGAGGCCCTGCAGTGCTTCGCCCGCTCCGTGACCCGCGGGCCGCTCTCGCCGGGCAAGGTGGCCGCCACCAGCGTCATCACCATCGTCAAGTCGTCCAGCCGCGGCAGCCCCAGCCCCAGCCCGTTCTCCACCCTGTCCTAG